The Deltaproteobacteria bacterium genome window below encodes:
- a CDS encoding S1 RNA-binding domain-containing protein produces MASDDDFAALFEQSASNAPRARKLRAGEVVDGTVVAIGDDTVFVDVGTKAEARLDRGSVVDGDGKLRVGLGDRVRVTVVNPGGREAPIVAMQLGRGDIDVTMLEAAVEGGTPVEGEIVKAVKAGLEVMVGNVRAFCPASQVEIGPSGELANWVGQRHFFRVIEVREGGRSVIVSRRALLQAERAARAEQLLSKLEVGAELEGIVQTIQPYGVFVDLGGVEGLVHISELGHGRVASPNDVVSVGESVRVKVLSIESAAKGGARISLSMKALVQPDAVSSKAPADEVLTGTVARIEGNGIFVDTAQGGGFVPTAELDLPPGGDPRRTYEIGQSIEVVLLRRDAGGKLRLSVRKVAEAEARRNFRDFRSGVAKAGTSLGSLGDLFKGRLPSVPAGPARSAAAEPGDAAREPRRKSTDPAVRTGKPR; encoded by the coding sequence ATGGCCTCCGACGACGACTTCGCGGCGCTGTTCGAACAATCCGCGAGCAACGCCCCGCGCGCCCGCAAGCTCCGCGCCGGTGAGGTGGTCGACGGCACCGTGGTCGCGATCGGCGACGACACGGTGTTCGTCGACGTCGGCACCAAGGCCGAGGCCCGGCTCGATCGCGGCAGCGTCGTCGACGGCGACGGCAAGCTGCGGGTCGGACTCGGCGATCGCGTGCGCGTGACGGTCGTGAACCCGGGCGGCCGCGAGGCGCCGATCGTCGCGATGCAGCTCGGGCGCGGTGACATCGACGTGACGATGCTCGAGGCCGCGGTCGAAGGTGGCACCCCCGTCGAGGGCGAGATCGTCAAGGCGGTCAAGGCCGGGCTCGAGGTGATGGTCGGCAACGTCCGCGCGTTCTGCCCCGCCAGCCAGGTCGAGATCGGCCCGTCGGGCGAGCTGGCCAACTGGGTCGGTCAGCGCCACTTCTTCCGCGTCATCGAGGTCCGCGAGGGTGGCCGCAGCGTGATCGTGTCACGGCGCGCGCTGCTGCAGGCCGAGCGCGCCGCCCGGGCCGAGCAATTGCTGTCGAAGCTCGAGGTTGGCGCCGAGCTCGAAGGCATCGTGCAGACCATCCAGCCCTACGGCGTCTTCGTCGACCTGGGTGGCGTCGAGGGCCTGGTCCACATCTCGGAGCTCGGTCACGGCCGCGTCGCGTCGCCGAACGACGTCGTGAGCGTCGGCGAGTCGGTGCGCGTGAAGGTGTTGTCGATCGAGAGTGCAGCCAAGGGCGGCGCGCGCATCAGCCTGTCGATGAAGGCGTTGGTGCAGCCGGACGCGGTCAGCAGCAAGGCGCCCGCCGACGAAGTGCTCACCGGCACGGTCGCGCGCATCGAAGGCAACGGCATCTTCGTCGACACCGCCCAGGGCGGCGGCTTCGTGCCGACCGCAGAGCTCGACCTGCCGCCCGGTGGCGATCCGCGGCGCACGTACGAGATCGGGCAGAGCATCGAGGTCGTGCTGCTGCGACGCGACGCCGGCGGCAAGCTGCGCCTCAGCGTCCGCAAGGTCGCCGAGGCCGAGGCGCGACGGAACTTCCGCGACTTCCGCAGCGGCGTGGCGAAGGCCGGCACCTCGCTCGGCAGTCTCGGCGATCTGTTCAAGGGCCGCCTGCCCTCGGTGCCCGCGGGTCCGGCCCGCAGCGCCGCCGCAGAGCCCGGCGACGCGGCGCGCGAGCCCCGACGCAAGTCGACCGACCCCGCCGTTCGCACCGGCAAACCGCGCTGA
- a CDS encoding serine/threonine protein kinase — protein MADRPTGFQKTARLDASGPSRDADASGHAATSPHPSTVSAETSLAGASASSIEMVVSDDLGRTIAGRYRITDVIGEGGMGVVYEAWDAQVERKVAIKLVRSDSTSDRKFLSRFRRELEITSQLRHPSTIRVFEHGETEDGRPYMVMELLTGESLADRMERGAIPEMEALQVARQVAESLSEAHEHGVFHRDLKPDNIFIETVGVSKVVKVLDFGIAGGVDATRLTQAGEVFGTPQYMSPEQCNGLPLDHRTDIYSLGCILYEMIEGRPPFSAETPMATMLKHVRAKVPAPRRASTETARVMLMGLRKDRAKRIQTAGRFAELIGHCIGALRAMKEGRPPDSSKVMSVGAQHSTGSMQVPQSMPATAPMPAGHHSNVDKKGLLIVLGLGGLALLLVVVLVFGDLGGSKSQGTETTPPANTTAAPETPANNPKSYPFNRALVRANVPGAKVFVDGTEQCETPCEIKVPVGDDTAHEIRLTKDGYVDVVQNWRPKNVGEPLPPLPDMRKL, from the coding sequence ATGGCCGATCGTCCGACAGGGTTCCAGAAGACCGCGCGCCTCGATGCGTCGGGGCCGAGCCGCGACGCGGATGCGAGCGGACACGCCGCCACCTCGCCCCATCCGTCGACGGTGTCGGCGGAGACCTCCCTCGCCGGCGCCTCGGCATCGAGCATCGAGATGGTCGTGTCGGATGATCTCGGCCGCACGATCGCCGGCCGCTATCGCATCACGGACGTGATCGGCGAGGGCGGCATGGGCGTCGTCTACGAAGCCTGGGACGCCCAGGTCGAGCGCAAGGTCGCCATCAAGCTCGTGCGATCGGACTCGACCTCCGATCGCAAGTTCCTCAGCCGCTTCCGTCGCGAGCTCGAGATCACCAGCCAGCTGCGTCACCCCTCGACGATCCGCGTGTTCGAGCACGGCGAGACCGAGGACGGTCGGCCGTACATGGTGATGGAGCTGCTGACCGGCGAGAGCCTCGCCGATCGGATGGAGCGCGGAGCGATCCCCGAGATGGAGGCGCTGCAGGTCGCGCGGCAGGTCGCCGAGAGCCTCAGCGAAGCCCACGAGCACGGTGTGTTCCACCGCGACTTGAAGCCCGACAACATCTTCATCGAGACCGTCGGCGTGTCGAAGGTCGTGAAGGTGCTCGACTTCGGCATCGCCGGTGGCGTCGACGCCACGCGCCTGACCCAGGCCGGCGAGGTGTTCGGCACGCCGCAGTACATGTCGCCCGAGCAGTGCAACGGCCTGCCGCTCGATCACCGCACCGACATCTACTCGCTGGGCTGCATCCTCTACGAGATGATCGAGGGCCGCCCGCCGTTCTCGGCCGAGACCCCGATGGCGACGATGCTCAAGCACGTGCGCGCCAAGGTCCCGGCGCCGCGACGCGCGAGCACCGAGACCGCGCGCGTGATGCTGATGGGCCTGCGCAAGGACCGGGCGAAGCGCATCCAGACCGCGGGTCGCTTCGCCGAGCTCATCGGCCACTGCATCGGCGCGCTGCGTGCGATGAAGGAGGGCCGCCCGCCCGACAGCAGCAAGGTGATGTCGGTCGGCGCCCAGCACAGCACCGGCTCGATGCAGGTGCCGCAGTCGATGCCCGCGACCGCACCGATGCCGGCCGGGCACCACTCCAACGTCGACAAGAAGGGCCTGCTGATCGTGCTGGGCCTGGGCGGCCTGGCGCTGCTGCTGGTGGTGGTGCTGGTGTTCGGCGATCTCGGCGGCAGCAAGTCGCAGGGCACCGAGACCACGCCGCCGGCGAACACCACCGCCGCGCCCGAGACGCCCGCGAACAACCCCAAGAGCTACCCGTTCAACCGCGCGCTGGTGCGCGCCAACGTGCCCGGCGCGAAGGTGTTCGTCGACGGCACCGAGCAGTGCGAGACGCCGTGCGAGATCAAGGTTCCCGTGGGCGACGACACCGCCCACGAGATTCGCCTGACCAAGGACGGCTACGTCGACGTGGTGCAGAACTGGCGCCCGAAGAACGTCGGCGAGCCGCTGCCGCCGCTGCCCGACATGCGCAAGCTCTGA
- a CDS encoding cobalamin-dependent protein (Presence of a B(12) (cobalamin)-binding domain implies dependence on cobalamin itself, in one of its several forms, or in some unusual lineages, dependence on a cobalamin-like analog.) — protein MRSAAARSSDTTPDAGPYVCQHKVRVVTAASLFDGHDAAINVMRRILQSSGAEVIHLGHNRGAEEVVDAAIEEDAQAIACSSYQGGHVEYFEYMHDLLRAKGAGHITIWGGGGGVIVPREIEALHAYGIARIFSPEDGRNFGLQGMIDMILRGADVSTAPADPIAELAKLGQGSAIRPEPGAVSRLARLISVLEREDAAAAALRAAMQSRPVPTVPTLGVTGTGGAGKSSLCDELILRLLRDHPDRSLAIISVDPTRRRTGGALLGDRIRMNALRNPRVYMRSMATRDAGRELAKATDDAVRLCKLAGYDLVIVETSGIGQGDAEITRLADRTLYVMTAEYGAPSQLEKIEMLDVADHVAINKFERRGSKDALRDVRKQLRRNRKLFDPSVPDDALPVFGTVASRFNDAGVNGLYGALCRSLSEIGERPWRSAVPADQVKVASETSDLIAPDRVRYLGEIASCVRSYKKSVAVQVEAVRERAALRRVAALPGAPAETGAWLEQAIARADRAVSADAERVLQSLPALREAYAQPEYVVKIRASEVRYPTHTQTLSGTRVPRVCLPADDEPGALVRFGLLEGAPGEFPFTGGVFPFKREGEDPKRMFAGEGGPGRTNERFHYLSAGEPAKRLSTAFDSVTLYGQDPDERPDIFGKIGESGVSVCTLDDAKDLYAGFDLCAPNTSVSMTINGPAPILLALYMNTAIDQQVALREAELGRALSADEWATLRDRTLQQVRGTVQADILKEDQAQNTCIFSTEFALRMMGDIQAYFVAKQVRNYYSVSISGYHIAEAGANPISQLAFTLSNGFTLVEYYLARGLKVDDFAPNLSFFFSMGLDAEYTVIGRVARRIWAIAMRDRYGAAERSQKLKYHVQTSGRSLHAQEIDFNDIRTTLQALFAYYDHCNSLHTNAYDEAITTPTEASVRRAMAIQLIITKEQGLAKCENALQGSFIVETLTELVEEAVLDEFMRLDERGGVLGAMERQYQRGKIQDESLDYEHRKHSGALPIVGVNTFVNPDLDVNAQAAAMQITRASEAEKRAQIERLESFQQRHADAAPAALAKLRQVALAGGNIFEELMNTVRVASLGQITHTLFEVGGEYRRSM, from the coding sequence ATGCGATCCGCCGCTGCTCGGTCCTCCGATACGACCCCCGACGCCGGGCCCTACGTCTGTCAGCACAAGGTCCGGGTGGTCACCGCGGCGTCGCTCTTCGACGGCCACGATGCTGCGATCAACGTCATGCGGCGGATCCTGCAGAGCAGCGGCGCCGAGGTGATCCACCTCGGCCACAACCGCGGCGCCGAGGAGGTCGTCGACGCGGCGATCGAGGAGGACGCGCAGGCGATCGCGTGCAGTTCCTATCAGGGCGGACACGTCGAGTACTTCGAGTACATGCACGATCTGCTGCGCGCCAAGGGTGCGGGGCACATCACGATCTGGGGCGGTGGCGGCGGGGTCATCGTGCCCCGCGAGATCGAGGCGCTGCACGCCTACGGGATCGCGCGCATCTTCAGCCCCGAAGACGGTCGCAACTTCGGCCTGCAGGGGATGATCGACATGATCCTGCGCGGCGCCGATGTCTCGACCGCGCCCGCCGATCCGATCGCCGAACTGGCGAAGCTGGGGCAGGGCTCGGCCATCCGGCCCGAGCCGGGGGCCGTGAGCCGCCTGGCGCGACTCATCTCGGTGCTCGAGCGCGAGGACGCGGCCGCGGCGGCGCTGCGGGCCGCGATGCAGTCGCGGCCAGTGCCGACGGTGCCGACGCTCGGGGTCACCGGCACCGGCGGTGCCGGCAAGAGCTCGCTGTGCGACGAGCTGATCCTTCGGCTGCTGCGGGATCATCCCGATCGCTCGCTGGCGATCATCTCGGTCGATCCCACGCGTCGGCGCACCGGCGGTGCGCTGCTGGGGGATCGCATCCGCATGAACGCGCTGCGCAACCCACGGGTGTACATGCGCTCCATGGCCACGCGCGACGCCGGTCGCGAGCTCGCCAAGGCCACCGATGACGCGGTGCGGCTGTGCAAGCTGGCCGGCTACGACCTCGTCATCGTCGAGACCAGCGGCATCGGGCAGGGCGACGCCGAGATCACGCGGCTGGCCGATCGCACGCTGTACGTGATGACCGCGGAGTACGGCGCGCCGTCGCAGCTCGAGAAGATCGAGATGCTCGATGTCGCCGACCATGTCGCCATCAACAAGTTCGAACGTCGCGGCAGCAAGGACGCGCTACGGGACGTCCGCAAGCAGCTGCGACGCAACCGCAAGCTCTTCGATCCCAGCGTGCCCGACGACGCGCTGCCGGTGTTCGGCACCGTCGCGAGTCGCTTCAACGACGCCGGCGTGAACGGCCTGTACGGCGCGTTGTGTCGCTCGCTGTCGGAGATCGGCGAGCGTCCGTGGCGCTCGGCGGTGCCGGCCGACCAGGTGAAGGTCGCATCCGAGACCAGCGATCTCATCGCGCCCGATCGCGTGCGCTACCTGGGTGAGATCGCCAGCTGCGTGCGCAGCTACAAGAAGTCCGTGGCGGTGCAGGTCGAGGCCGTGCGCGAGCGTGCGGCGCTGCGGCGCGTGGCCGCGCTACCGGGCGCGCCCGCCGAGACCGGCGCGTGGCTCGAGCAGGCCATCGCGCGCGCCGATCGGGCGGTGTCGGCCGATGCCGAGCGGGTGCTGCAATCGCTGCCGGCGCTGCGCGAGGCCTACGCGCAGCCCGAGTACGTGGTGAAGATCCGCGCCAGCGAGGTCCGCTACCCCACACACACGCAGACGCTGTCGGGCACGCGGGTGCCGCGGGTGTGCCTGCCGGCGGACGACGAGCCCGGCGCGTTGGTGCGCTTCGGCCTGCTCGAGGGCGCGCCGGGGGAGTTCCCGTTCACCGGCGGCGTGTTCCCGTTCAAGCGCGAGGGCGAGGATCCCAAGCGCATGTTCGCCGGTGAGGGCGGGCCCGGCCGCACCAACGAGCGCTTCCACTACCTGTCGGCGGGCGAGCCGGCCAAGCGGCTGTCGACCGCGTTCGACTCGGTCACGCTCTACGGCCAGGACCCCGACGAGCGCCCCGACATCTTCGGCAAGATCGGCGAGAGCGGCGTGTCGGTGTGCACGCTCGACGACGCCAAGGACCTCTACGCGGGCTTCGATCTGTGCGCGCCGAACACCAGCGTGAGCATGACGATCAACGGCCCCGCGCCGATCCTGCTGGCGCTGTACATGAACACCGCGATCGATCAGCAGGTCGCGCTGCGCGAGGCCGAGCTCGGTCGCGCGCTGTCGGCCGACGAGTGGGCGACGCTGCGCGATCGCACGCTGCAGCAGGTCCGCGGCACCGTGCAGGCCGACATCCTCAAGGAGGACCAGGCGCAGAACACCTGCATCTTCTCGACCGAGTTCGCGCTGCGGATGATGGGCGACATCCAGGCCTACTTCGTGGCGAAGCAGGTGCGCAACTACTACTCGGTGTCGATCAGCGGCTACCACATCGCCGAGGCCGGTGCGAACCCCATCAGCCAGCTGGCGTTCACGCTCTCGAACGGCTTCACGCTGGTCGAGTACTACTTGGCGCGGGGCCTGAAGGTCGACGACTTCGCGCCCAATCTGAGCTTCTTCTTCTCGATGGGGCTCGACGCCGAGTACACCGTGATCGGCCGGGTCGCCCGGCGCATCTGGGCCATCGCGATGCGCGATCGCTACGGCGCGGCCGAGCGCAGCCAGAAGCTCAAGTACCACGTGCAGACCAGCGGTCGCTCGCTGCACGCCCAAGAGATCGACTTCAACGACATCCGCACCACGCTGCAGGCGCTGTTCGCCTACTACGACCACTGCAACAGCCTGCACACCAACGCCTACGACGAGGCCATCACGACGCCGACCGAGGCCAGCGTGCGTCGGGCGATGGCGATCCAGCTCATCATCACCAAGGAGCAGGGCCTCGCGAAGTGTGAGAACGCCCTGCAGGGCTCGTTCATCGTCGAGACCCTGACCGAGCTGGTCGAGGAGGCCGTACTCGACGAGTTCATGCGGCTCGACGAGCGTGGCGGCGTGCTCGGGGCGATGGAGCGGCAGTACCAGCGCGGCAAGATCCAGGACGAGAGCCTCGACTACGAGCACCGCAAGCACAGCGGCGCGCTGCCGATCGTCGGCGTGAACACCTTCGTGAACCCCGATCTCGACGTGAACGCCCAGGCCGCCGCGATGCAGATCACGCGGGCCAGCGAGGCCGAGAAGCGGGCGCAGATCGAACGGCTCGAGAGCTTCCAGCAGCGGCACGCCGATGCCGCCCCGGCCGCGCTCGCGAAGCTGCGCCAGGTCGCGCTCGCGGGCGGCAACATCTTCGAGGAGCTGATGAACACCGTGCGCGTGGCCAGCCTCGGGCAGATCACGCACACGCTGTTCGAGGTCGGCGGCGAGTACCGCCGCTCGATGTGA
- a CDS encoding class I SAM-dependent methyltransferase: MPSTWRADALQARTAIAAGRLRGATLRDRIRRQPVELRDGWLDVALDLPALPPDSPLPRGAVPYLPAGVDAILGLVERAPLRRHDTLVDIGAGLGRVVMLAALLTGATATGVELQAPLVAAARHIAASLGDVRVSFVHGDAREILPDGSVYVMYAPCNGAMLQAVLARLEAYAHRRAYVLVTIDLPLPPCAWLRPRGGDDDDAVQCFDAGVV; encoded by the coding sequence ATGCCTTCGACGTGGCGAGCCGACGCGCTGCAGGCCCGCACTGCGATCGCAGCCGGCCGGCTGCGCGGTGCGACGCTGCGCGATCGCATCCGCCGGCAGCCGGTCGAGCTGCGCGATGGATGGCTCGACGTCGCGCTCGACCTACCGGCCCTGCCGCCCGACTCGCCGCTGCCCCGCGGCGCGGTGCCGTACCTGCCCGCCGGTGTCGACGCGATCCTCGGTCTGGTCGAGCGCGCGCCGCTTCGCCGGCACGACACGCTGGTCGACATCGGCGCCGGGCTCGGCCGCGTGGTGATGCTGGCCGCGCTGCTGACCGGTGCGACCGCCACCGGCGTCGAGCTGCAGGCACCGCTGGTGGCGGCGGCCCGCCACATCGCGGCGTCGCTCGGCGACGTGAGGGTCTCGTTCGTGCACGGCGACGCGCGCGAGATCCTGCCCGACGGCAGCGTCTACGTGATGTACGCCCCGTGCAACGGCGCGATGCTGCAGGCCGTGCTCGCACGGCTCGAAGCGTACGCGCACCGGCGCGCGTACGTGCTGGTCACCATCGACCTGCCGCTGCCGCCGTGCGCGTGGCTACGGCCACGCGGCGGCGACGACGACGACGCGGTACAGTGCTTCGACGCCGGCGTCGTGTGA
- a CDS encoding winged helix-turn-helix transcriptional regulator → MNEEARLNHVFAALADPTRRSILRRLAQGDATVAELAAPFEMAQPTISRHLRVLEDAGLIRTARDAQRRPRSLVVGGPLAAADVWLAPFRAQWERRLDRLESFLGGRATAAARPSTTATAPRRSRRKAGKTP, encoded by the coding sequence ATGAACGAAGAGGCGCGCCTGAACCACGTCTTCGCGGCCCTGGCCGACCCGACGCGGCGATCGATCCTGCGCCGCCTCGCGCAGGGCGATGCGACCGTCGCCGAGCTCGCGGCGCCCTTCGAGATGGCGCAGCCCACGATCTCGCGACACCTGCGCGTGCTCGAGGACGCCGGGCTCATCCGCACCGCTCGCGATGCGCAGCGACGTCCACGCAGCTTGGTCGTGGGTGGGCCGCTGGCGGCCGCCGACGTATGGCTCGCGCCGTTCCGGGCGCAGTGGGAGCGCCGCCTCGATCGCCTCGAGTCCTTCCTCGGTGGGCGTGCGACCGCGGCCGCGCGCCCATCGACGACCGCCACGGCACCCCGACGATCACGACGAAAGGCCGGCAAGACCCCATGA
- a CDS encoding SRPBCC domain-containing protein, which translates to MNHHIDHSTLTIAFERTVPASREEVFDAWTRPEQLSQWWDPTGAKLARCEIDLRPGGSFCFVNEGHSPPFTGTYERVEPPAKLVFEALGSIGTVVLDTVAEGTRMRVTIRCSSAEQLAHLLQVGAATNTDRTLDNLVHFARRRRGSLAP; encoded by the coding sequence ATGAACCATCACATCGACCACTCGACCCTCACGATCGCCTTCGAACGCACGGTGCCCGCCTCCCGCGAGGAGGTCTTCGACGCGTGGACGCGGCCGGAGCAGCTCTCGCAGTGGTGGGATCCGACCGGCGCGAAGCTGGCGCGCTGCGAGATCGATCTGCGCCCGGGCGGCAGCTTCTGCTTCGTGAACGAGGGCCACAGCCCGCCGTTCACCGGTACCTACGAGCGGGTCGAGCCGCCGGCGAAGCTGGTGTTCGAGGCGCTCGGCTCGATCGGCACCGTCGTGCTCGATACCGTCGCCGAGGGCACGCGCATGCGTGTCACGATCCGCTGCAGCTCGGCCGAGCAGCTCGCCCACCTGCTGCAGGTCGGCGCGGCCACCAACACCGATCGCACGCTCGACAATCTCGTGCACTTCGCCCGACGACGTCGCGGCTCTCTCGCCCCGTGA
- a CDS encoding SUMF1/EgtB/PvdO family nonheme iron enzyme encodes MRITLALLLAVATCDGRSPSAPSPEPAAATPAKGDAPAPIAIEASPAPPAAPAAAAAPAATPAALPVAPDGTAMLPCPAGSPDDMACIPGGPFIRGADDGPENARPAATVWAQTFFMDRHEVTYAQYNACMKEKGCPKARPRYTDYDHPNMPMTGVSWFDAVEYCRIMGKHLPSEAQWEKAARGPDGARYPWGNDPVTCERAIYRDASGRGCGLKKQFSKPETGRPWDVGSRPAGVYDLFDMVGNSWEWVADWNSKSWASCGADCEGLDPKGPCADQPTCATTRNKIVRGGSWYWEDEKATGIYRRAHVPSNDPFHHFGFRCAASLDEAAALDAAK; translated from the coding sequence ATGCGGATCACCCTGGCGTTGCTCCTCGCGGTCGCGACCTGTGATGGTCGCAGCCCCTCGGCCCCGAGCCCCGAGCCCGCCGCCGCCACGCCGGCGAAGGGCGACGCACCGGCACCCATCGCGATCGAAGCCAGCCCGGCGCCACCCGCCGCGCCCGCGGCTGCTGCGGCGCCCGCCGCCACGCCCGCGGCGCTGCCGGTCGCACCCGACGGCACCGCGATGCTGCCGTGTCCGGCCGGCAGCCCCGACGACATGGCCTGCATCCCGGGCGGCCCGTTCATCCGCGGCGCCGACGATGGCCCCGAGAACGCTCGCCCGGCGGCGACGGTGTGGGCGCAGACGTTCTTCATGGACCGTCACGAGGTCACCTACGCGCAGTACAACGCGTGCATGAAGGAGAAGGGCTGCCCCAAGGCCCGGCCGCGCTACACCGACTACGATCACCCGAACATGCCGATGACCGGCGTGAGCTGGTTCGACGCGGTCGAGTACTGCCGCATCATGGGCAAGCACCTGCCCAGCGAAGCGCAGTGGGAGAAGGCGGCGCGCGGCCCCGATGGCGCGCGCTATCCGTGGGGCAACGATCCGGTCACCTGCGAGCGCGCGATCTATCGCGACGCCAGCGGTCGCGGCTGCGGCCTGAAGAAGCAGTTCAGCAAGCCCGAGACCGGACGCCCGTGGGACGTCGGCTCGCGTCCGGCCGGCGTCTACGATCTCTTCGACATGGTCGGCAACTCGTGGGAGTGGGTCGCCGACTGGAACAGCAAGAGCTGGGCGAGCTGCGGTGCCGACTGCGAGGGCCTCGATCCCAAGGGCCCGTGCGCCGACCAGCCGACCTGCGCCACCACGCGCAACAAGATCGTGCGCGGTGGCTCGTGGTACTGGGAAGACGAGAAGGCCACCGGCATCTACCGGCGCGCGCACGTGCCCAGCAACGACCCGTTCCACCACTTCGGGTTCCGCTGTGCGGCCAGCCTCGACGAGGCCGCCGCGCTCGACGCTGCGAAGTAG
- a CDS encoding YebC/PmpR family DNA-binding transcriptional regulator, which translates to MGRTFENRRQQIMKRGDRDAKAFTRCGRQISMAVKASGPDPAGNAALRRAIQNARAANMPKDKIQGAIDKAAGVGGGADFQEVLYEGYGPHGIALLVLCATENPTRTVANLRFAFKKGNGNLGSSGSVAFMFDQFAVFRLSPEGLDRDSLELELIDHGLEAMVDGQDDDGKPLVVLRCARENFGALQTGLEAKGVAVVSSGFEWVAKNTTSLEESQADEVIELIDKLEQDDDVQQVFHTLE; encoded by the coding sequence ATGGGCCGCACGTTCGAGAACCGCCGCCAGCAGATCATGAAGCGAGGCGATCGCGACGCCAAGGCGTTCACGCGCTGCGGGCGTCAGATCAGCATGGCCGTGAAGGCCAGCGGGCCCGATCCCGCCGGCAACGCGGCGCTGCGACGCGCGATCCAGAACGCACGCGCGGCCAACATGCCCAAGGACAAGATCCAGGGCGCGATCGACAAGGCCGCCGGCGTCGGCGGCGGCGCCGACTTCCAGGAGGTGCTGTACGAGGGCTACGGCCCGCACGGCATCGCGCTGTTGGTGCTGTGCGCGACCGAGAACCCCACGCGGACCGTCGCCAACCTGCGCTTCGCGTTCAAGAAGGGCAACGGCAACCTCGGCTCGAGCGGCAGCGTCGCCTTCATGTTCGACCAGTTCGCGGTGTTCCGACTCTCGCCCGAGGGCCTCGACCGCGACAGCCTCGAGCTCGAGCTCATCGATCACGGCCTGGAGGCGATGGTCGACGGCCAGGACGACGACGGCAAGCCGCTGGTGGTGCTGCGCTGCGCGCGGGAGAACTTCGGCGCGCTGCAGACCGGGCTCGAGGCCAAGGGCGTCGCGGTGGTGTCGTCGGGCTTCGAGTGGGTCGCAAAGAACACCACCTCGCTCGAGGAGTCGCAGGCCGACGAGGTCATCGAGCTCATCGACAAGCTCGAGCAGGACGACGACGTCCAGCAGGTCTTCCACACCCTCGAGTAG